A genomic segment from Selenomonadales bacterium encodes:
- the thpR gene encoding RNA 2',3'-cyclic phosphodiesterase — MRLFTAIEFEPHVKASLAAVQAEVKRACVSGNFTHSENFHLTLVFLGELPAAHVPSLRRAMDDAVRDQPPFTLTADKLGAFSRGGKKIVWVGLSGAVGQLHHLYSRLESNLIAQGVLSQSQSQSQSYSPHITLAREVTTGVPLSEIHLGTALPITFDAQAISLMESKREQGRLVYHRLARSFLETKGTVLYGNI; from the coding sequence ATGCGCCTATTTACTGCCATCGAATTTGAGCCACACGTCAAGGCGAGCTTGGCCGCCGTGCAAGCGGAAGTAAAAAGAGCTTGCGTGTCCGGTAACTTTACGCACAGCGAGAACTTTCACTTGACGCTAGTATTTCTTGGCGAGTTGCCCGCAGCGCATGTTCCATCTTTGAGGCGGGCCATGGATGATGCTGTGCGCGATCAACCGCCTTTCACACTCACAGCCGATAAACTGGGAGCCTTTAGCCGCGGCGGCAAGAAAATAGTCTGGGTGGGGCTAAGCGGCGCAGTGGGGCAACTCCACCATCTATATTCACGGCTAGAGAGCAACCTCATCGCCCAAGGCGTCTTAAGCCAAAGCCAAAGCCAAAGCCAAAGCTACAGCCCGCACATAACACTTGCGCGGGAGGTCACGACAGGTGTCCCGCTCAGTGAGATTCACCTTGGCACCGCGCTACCTATTACTTTCGACGCGCAGGCCATATCGCTGATGGAAAGCAAGCGCGAACAAGGGCGACTCGTGTACCACCGCCTGGCGCGATCCTTCTTAGAAACAAAAGGGACGGTTCTTTATGGAAATATATAA